Genomic window (Sulfolobales archaeon):
CCAATCCTATCTAGAATCACATCCCTCCTATCAACAGCAATGATTAGCCTTATAGCGCTTCAAATACTAAGCATCATAATAAGCACTAAATACTCAGAACTACTAGCAATTGGAATACTTATATACGCGCTCCCACTAGGGATCTTCAAAAGAGCAGGCTCGATCCTCATAGCCTTCACCCTGGTATTCTCAATAGCCCTCCCAGCAATGCCTCTATTTATATCGACGGTCTATCCTATGTCTCCTAAGACGCTTGGCAACAAGGCCTATCCATCGATCGAGGTTAGAGATCTTAGTGGAGGAGCTTTGGGAGATGCACTACTGCTAGTATATCAGAACCCAGATACAACCCCAGGCTCTGAGATAGCTGCGATACCGGTAAACGATAGAGGTGAGGCTATTATGAATGAAACCCCCGGGCTGCCTATAGGTAAGATATATTATTTCTCACTTGAGATGTTTGGGTGGAGGCTATATTCATCTTCATCTATATTCCTAGGAAATGAATGTATGCTTAAGAACTGCAGCTATGTAATCACTATAGATGGTGTTCTAGCCTCAGACACACCCTATATATTGATCCACACGCCACCAGCGCTTACATATTACATCATATATAAAGATCCTGGGAGGGGGTATATGAAGCTAGTGCTACACCTAACATCCACATCGATCCTCTTGGTTACCACACCATACTATACAGTGATAGCGTCTCTAAACATAGATGGCAACCAAACAACCTGGGATGATAAGAGATCCTGGAGCTGGGCTGGAATAGAGGGTTATAATTATTATAAATTACTAGATCCGGGTGCGCATGTTATAGAAATACAGTATGTGAAGGGAGCACCATCGAAGCCCCTGCTAAACCCATTTTATAACGTGGATAGGGATGAGGTTAGGGAGATGCTATCAAACGCCATAATACTGATCTTCCTATCAACTGTTTTCCCAGCTGTATATATTACACTGCTATCTATGGCAACATACACACTTGCCAGACTCCTAGAAAGAGGAGCTAGATAAGCATCCAAAACCCTAGGGATTTACAACTGAAAGCCTCGCCTCTTTAGGGCGGGGAGGAGGTCAGATCCTTTTTAAGCTTCTTCCATATATCTGGATATATTCCTGGGGGCATTACAACCCTTTTAATCCTCACAGCCACCCCCTTATCCCTGAAAATCATCTCCTCACCACTCATCTCAGCAACACCTACTGCAACCAGTTCACCCTTAACAGTTAAGATGGCTACTAGATCACCCTTTCTAATTGATTTATTAACCATAGCGATACCAGGTACCGCAAGCATTGCCCCATGGGCTATAGATCCTACAGCACTATTCCTGATAATAATTTTTGGTAGGTGGGACACCATATACTCTATAGGTAATATGACTTTCCTCAGCATAGCCTCATCACCGTTTTTAAAAAGATATATAGCCTCTGAGAGCCTATGAAGAGTAACTAGCGTCTCATCCTCTCTAAAGGGTCCCGTAGCTATTCTCCTCAGCTCCCTCATATGCGCTCCAACACCTAGTATAAGGCCTATATCGTGACATAGCTTCCTAATATATGTTCCAGGATCCGTCTTAACCCTCATAAGGATCTTTCTACCATCAACCTCTAAAACCTCTATATCATGAACCCTTCTCTTTCTCACAGCCCTCTTCACAGAGGATCTTAGGGGTGGCTTCTGATAGATCTCACCGATAAACATCGAGATCACCTTCAATAGCCTATCATATTCCACATCACCGTGGAGCTGCATAAGCGTAATGTATTCCTTATATGTATGTGTAACAATCCCTATGATTTTAGTAGCCTTCTCAAGCGCTATGGGAAGCACGCCTGAGACGCCTGGGTCTAGGGTGCCTGCATGTCCTGCCTTGGAGATGTTAAGCATCTTCTTAACCCATGCAGTTACCTCATGACTCGTAGGGCCGGGGGGTTTATCGAGGTTTATAACACCATACTCTATATGCGATCTTATGGGTCTCTTCCACGGATAAACACCATATTCAGACTCCTCCTCCTCGTGTTTCACTAGATACTCAGCCTTTATACCCCCTCTCTCATCTAGGCTTCTTATAAATCTTAAACCCTCTCCGATACTCATTTGAAGACCCGCTAGGCCTTTCTCCTCCACACAGCATATACCATAGCATGATCCTTATCGAATGGTTCTAGATGGACAACATCTAATATTTCGAAGCCGTTGCTTTTAAGAACATCTATCTCCCTCTTATAAACCTCGCTAGGCTCCATAGTAACATCTATGCTCCTAGCCTTTACAGCCATTAATAGATATCCTCCGTCTTTCAGGAAGAACTTAGCATTATCCGATACTATCGCTGCCTGATCAGGCTGTGCTATGTCAGCATATAGAACATCAACTGTTTCCACGATATATCTATATCTAGTGGGGATTCTAGCATCGGCCAGTATAGGCACTATATTCTTTCTATCCTCAGCAACAACTAGGAACTCCCTCATAACTCTTGGTGCAAACTCCACGGCATATACAACACCTTCTTTACCAACTATATCTGAAACATGGCTAGGGGTTGTCCCGGATCCTGCGCCTAGATAGAGAACCCTGGATCCAAGGGATATGGGGAGCTCCTTTAAACCTTTTAGAAGAGCTCCTGCCAGCTTACTTCTATATGCATTCCACTCCCTATACTCACTATCGCCATATCTAAACAGCCTCTCCCCATATACCCTTTTACCTGGGACAAGGTTCTTCGTTGCGAGCCTTGCAGAGCCGTCTTCGAGTTCCACAACATATACGCCCTTGTAGTTAGGGTGCTCATAGATCTTTACAGGTTCTGACAAAATATCCCACCCCTATTATCTTTTTCCTCCCAAACCTATTTTTTCCTTCTCTGCCTCTTCTCAGCCCTCTGAACCCTCTCTTCTCTGGGTGGAGGCTTCTGATATAGCTTCTTAATCTCATCTATTCTCTCCATCAATATCTTCTTCAACCTATCACCTATGAATCTGCCTGTGAAGAAGTCGACCCTCGCAGCAATAGCCAGCTTAGTTGCTAGAGCCCTTGCTATCTTACCCCTCTGCCATCTAGGAGCCCTATGAATCTCTGGGAACTGGAATATAACTCCATGCTTAGGAGGCTTTCCACCTGTTCTGAGTGCTCTGAAAAGGGCTTTCTCAGCCCCCAGCACCTGGATCGTGCTAGCAGGCATCTTAGCGAGCTCCTCTAAACTTCCTGCTAGGCTTAGAAGCCTCGCACCTAGGAGGGGGCCTACAAGCTCCGTAACGTTTGGTGCTACCTCTTTCATTACAAGTGTATTATAATCCGTTAAATATGATCTCAACTCGCTTAGCTCTAACATTATCTTCGCAAGCGTCTGTATCGGTCTAAGATCGAATTCCGAGAGATCTGCACCGATGCTCTTCTTAGACATACTAGCTATCCTCTTTGCCAGAGATTCGCTAACCCCTATCCTCTTTAGACTATCCTCATCCATCAAGGATCTATCCCCTATACTATTCACAATCTTCGCATAGAGCATATGATCCCCTACTATCTGATCTAGCTCGGGGAAGTGGATGCTATACCATTCTCTAAGCCTTGCTGCAAATAGATTAATAGTCTTATCTATATCATCTATAGCCCTTATACTCTGGATCGCCAGCAGATCCCTTTTAGTAGCAACCCTCCTAAGCCCCCTTCTAGAGAGCTCTAAAGAAACATCCCTAATGTACTTCCTAGCCTCATCAACGTTTTTAAATATACCAATTTTAACATATAGATCTAAGATCCTCTCCCTGAAAAGGGCGAAAACATTGTTGTAAGGATCTATTGAGACATTGAATCCCTCAGCAATAAGAGCTCGAGCAACCTCAGGCTCCTCAACTACATAGAAGGCCTTCCTATACTCCTCAGAAGATTTGAGCTTCTCAATAAACTTGGTATATACCTCATCAAGTTTACCCTCACTTCTAGTCCAGAGAGACTCTACAAGAGATGATAGATCCTTAGACCTTAGTTCATAGAGAATCACTTCACCAGCACTATCTAACATGAAAACCCCTAAGAAATGCTCTGCAATATAGAACCTAGCCTCACCAGCTGCAGAGCGATCACCACTCACCCTCGCCACCTAAAAGTGTGTGGGTAAGCAGAAATAAATCTATGCTCCTCTACGCCTTCTCACTAATATATCTAAGGTTGAATAGCTATGACTCCCTTCTCAGCCTTAAAAGGCAGGATTTCTACTGGGGATCTCGAGGGTTGTCCTCCTTGTGGGGGCTACTCCATTATGGTACATGATGTATGAGATCTGTTTCTTTATCTGCTTAACCGTTTCTCTTATCGTTTTTCAATATGTTTAGTGCTCTGTTTAGATCGCTGTATAGCTCATGCCCTAGGCAGTTAAGGCTAAGAACAAACACTGTAATAAGGGCCCTAAGAGGAAGCGTGATGAACCACCTGCCATGGCGAGAATGCCATAAGTAGATGGAGAATGCTAACCCTTCTTTTCAATATTAATTAGTAATCGATTTACTATAAAAACCTCTTCTTAATCGTTATAAATAGATTGGGTTGTCCTGAATATCTACCATTCTTCTTCCTCCTCCTCTTCCTCCTCCTCGAACTCCTCTTCCTCCCACTCCTCCTCCTCTTCCTCTAGCTCTTCCTCCTCCCATTCTTCTTCTTCTAGCTCTTCTTCTTCCTCCTCTTCCCACTCCTCCTCTTCCTCAAACCTCTTCATCTAGAGGACCCATCATATTTCCTCAAGAGGAGCTTATATAAGCTTTTACCCTTTCTTCTATGTAGAGCCATTATATCTTCTTTGAGGGGTAGATATTAGGTTGTGGGATTAAGTATAGAGCAGAAACCTTTATTAGATCTGTTTGGTGGAGTTTAATCAATATGGGTAATCCGCGCAGGTGATGAGAACATTGCTCTAAGCCCACAGGCTCATCCTAGGTGAGAGCCCGTGCCGTTGGGCTCGACAGCCAGCCATGAGCCTATGGGACGGGCTAGGAGAGCCCTTCGGGCGAGGTGGAACTCCCTAGGTGACATTCTAATCATTCTATATAAATTCATGGTTGCACCTAGGGAGAAACGGCAAGCGGTTTTAGCTTGTTACTTCTTCTTAAGCATTTTCGATATAATCATGGATAATATTCTATAATAGATCGGTGATGATATAGGATCTGTTCTGAGCATAAGATCGATGGCTCCTTTTAAAACCATAGTCTGTAGCATTAGATCTTTTTCGGCTTCCAGATATACTATGGCTGCTGCTTTCTTAATCGCATCTACATTATGCAGATCTGTTATTTCGAAGACGTCTATAGAGCTACAGCCATCTAGGATGAGTCCTTCTGCAAATGCTCTTGAGGTGCATGTAGTTATCAGGGCTAGGTTCTGCGCCGAGATCTTATCTACTAGATCCCTAAGCCTCGCTTCATATCGCTGAAAGATATCGGGTATAGCGGGTGCTAGATTAGATATCTCTTCGGAGAGTCTGGTAACTCGTGGAGAGGGATTCTCTTTCCTAGCTATCTCAAGTATGGCTTTCGCTGTTGATATTAAATATACTAATATAGGATCTATGTTATTGGGTATATCAATAATCTTTATCCCCTCGAGGCTCTCATGCTCCTTATTAATACTAGATCTTAGCATGATCCCGCTATACCCCAGCATTGAGAGGCTCTTAGCAAAACGATCCGTCATAGAGCTCCATGGATTCGCTGGATTCCCATATATGATTAGCCATGTCCTTTCTCCCTCAGCATCCATTGAAGATCTATATGGAGCTATATATCGTGTGAAGAACCCAAGATCTATGTGGTGGGCCTCAATATTACTAAGAAACGAGGATATAGAGTGAATAGCTAGGCATCCTGGGCTTTTGAGCCAGCCTGTTGTGAGTAGGGCAACTCTACCTCTACTCCTTATACCTTTTTCGATCTCTCTATATATGTTGTTAGCGAATTCTACAGCCCTGTTTACAGCGATCTCTATATCTCCTAACATGGCGATTCACAAATTTATTTAATGAATTCTATACAAGCGCTGTCTTTAGCGATTCACAGCAGCTGCACTTCTCGATAGGGGGTTCTTGGGGAAGCTCTGGGATCAATTTTGAAAGGATCTTCTTTGCTTTATCAACATTACTAGCCATAACCCTAGCAACTTCCTCAGCTGTAACGGGCTTTTCAGCCCAGACATCGTAGTCTGTTACCATAGCTAGTGTGGAGTAGCATATCTGGGCCTCACAAGCTAGGTTAACCTCTGGCACGAGGGTCATCCCTATTATATCCGCTTTATAGACCTCCCTCCAGACCCGCGACTCTGCCTTTGTACTGAATCTAGGGCCCTCGATACATATATAGGTTCCCTTCTCATGGA
Coding sequences:
- a CDS encoding RNA-guided pseudouridylation complex pseudouridine synthase subunit Cbf5, which produces MSIGEGLRFIRSLDERGGIKAEYLVKHEEEESEYGVYPWKRPIRSHIEYGVINLDKPPGPTSHEVTAWVKKMLNISKAGHAGTLDPGVSGVLPIALEKATKIIGIVTHTYKEYITLMQLHGDVEYDRLLKVISMFIGEIYQKPPLRSSVKRAVRKRRVHDIEVLEVDGRKILMRVKTDPGTYIRKLCHDIGLILGVGAHMRELRRIATGPFREDETLVTLHRLSEAIYLFKNGDEAMLRKVILPIEYMVSHLPKIIIRNSAVGSIAHGAMLAVPGIAMVNKSIRKGDLVAILTVKGELVAVGVAEMSGEEMIFRDKGVAVRIKRVVMPPGIYPDIWKKLKKDLTSSPP
- a CDS encoding fibrillarin-like rRNA/tRNA 2'-O-methyltransferase, coding for MSEPVKIYEHPNYKGVYVVELEDGSARLATKNLVPGKRVYGERLFRYGDSEYREWNAYRSKLAGALLKGLKELPISLGSRVLYLGAGSGTTPSHVSDIVGKEGVVYAVEFAPRVMREFLVVAEDRKNIVPILADARIPTRYRYIVETVDVLYADIAQPDQAAIVSDNAKFFLKDGGYLLMAVKARSIDVTMEPSEVYKREIDVLKSNGFEILDVVHLEPFDKDHAMVYAVWRRKA
- a CDS encoding C/D box methylation guide ribonucleoprotein complex aNOP56 subunit (functions along with aFIB and aL7a; guides 2'-O-methylation of ribose to specific sites in RNAs) — translated: MSGDRSAAGEARFYIAEHFLGVFMLDSAGEVILYELRSKDLSSLVESLWTRSEGKLDEVYTKFIEKLKSSEEYRKAFYVVEEPEVARALIAEGFNVSIDPYNNVFALFRERILDLYVKIGIFKNVDEARKYIRDVSLELSRRGLRRVATKRDLLAIQSIRAIDDIDKTINLFAARLREWYSIHFPELDQIVGDHMLYAKIVNSIGDRSLMDEDSLKRIGVSESLAKRIASMSKKSIGADLSEFDLRPIQTLAKIMLELSELRSYLTDYNTLVMKEVAPNVTELVGPLLGARLLSLAGSLEELAKMPASTIQVLGAEKALFRALRTGGKPPKHGVIFQFPEIHRAPRWQRGKIARALATKLAIAARVDFFTGRFIGDRLKKILMERIDEIKKLYQKPPPREERVQRAEKRQRRKK